In the Magnetospira sp. QH-2 genome, one interval contains:
- a CDS encoding helix-turn-helix domain-containing protein, whose translation MTDDILTIKEVAEYLKIKEKTAYRLVAEGKIPGFKVGGSWRFRRSEIEAWIDTQALKSRQVE comes from the coding sequence ATGACCGATGACATCCTGACCATCAAAGAGGTGGCCGAATATCTCAAGATCAAAGAGAAAACGGCCTACCGTCTGGTTGCCGAGGGGAAAATCCCAGGTTTCAAGGTGGGCGGATCGTGGCGGTTCCGCCGGAGCGAGATTGAGGCTTGGATCGATACTCAAGCGCTGAAGAGTCGGCAGGTGGAATAG